The following are encoded together in the Vigna angularis cultivar LongXiaoDou No.4 chromosome 9, ASM1680809v1, whole genome shotgun sequence genome:
- the LOC108346932 gene encoding uncharacterized protein LOC108346932, translating into MNLLLPQHHHLSFSQCPFFHNPIKTLQFLPNPPARASTVIRMGGGPRTYPGGVSKWVWKRMQAKKAKQLLKARLSRERQIYEMRKRAELKAAVSELERPWEVVDRAAAAAPNLFSVGADEQVKVLADRFQRPGGFDMWSEKDGPVLFETPDELPSARFFPKGVVHSVKPYRRVDGYGLVKEGYDEERGGLVKGDAFDDKLSEKENGGKEIEFGGKLNEKGNWGKKFEIGEGLSEMGNGRKGVVYGGDLSGNGNGKGVLLEDVDGEISSFNVNYGRNGVEGEGEGEVGLRRNGNRRRLLSDNVGRNGVQSHGRKGVEGDGRLRRNGNGRRVLSDDVGRSNNGGRSSRLNYERNANGRFDGGEHSPPSSNFERNETSFDGRLRRSRGNGRRVFSKDVVDGSNEGVGSVRKQRGGNSIRGRSGGKFANRTLEYASPRGRGSRGANSEVYDMGLQQDGSYGFQQKHEEPDSTSC; encoded by the coding sequence ATGAACCTTTTACTCCCTCAACACCACCACCTTTCATTCTCCCAATGCCCCTTTTTCCACAACCCCATCAAAACCCTCCAATTTCTTCCCAATCCTCCCGCACGTGCGAGCACCGTAATCCGCATGGGTGGGGGTCCCCGCACGTACCCGGGTGGCGTGTCGAAGTGGGTGTGGAAACGGATGCAGGCGAAGAAGGCGAAGCAGCTACTGAAGGCGCGTCTGTCCAGGGAGCGGCAGATATACGAGATGAGGAAGCGGGCGGAGCTGAAGGCGGCGGTGTCGGAGCTGGAGCGGCCGTGGGAGGTGGTGGATagggcggcggcggcggcgccCAATCTGTTCTCTGTTGGGGCTGATGAGCAGGTGAAGGTTCTTGCCGACAGGTTTCAGAGGCCTGGTGGGTTTGATATGTGGAGTGAGAAGGATGGGCCTGTGTTGTTTGAGACCCCTGATGAGTTGCCATCTGCTAGGTTTTTCCCCAAAGGGGTGGTGCACAGTGTGAAGCCTTATAGGAGGGTTGATGGGTATGGGCTGGTGAAGGAGGGGTATGATGAGGAACGAGGGGGTTTGGTAAAGGGGGATGCTTTTGATGATAAGTTGAGTGAGAAGGAAAATGGGGGAAAGGAGATTGAATTTGGCGGAAAGTTGAATGAAAAGGGGAATTGGGGGAAGAAATTTGAAATTGGTGAAGGTTTGAGTGAAATGGGAAATGGGAGGAAAGGGGTTGTGTATGGTGGGGATTTGAGTGGAAATGGGAATGGAAAAGGGGTTTTGTTGGAGGATGTTGATGGAgaaatttcatcttttaatGTGAATTATGGGAGAAATGGAGTTGAGGGTGAGGGTGAGGGTGAGGTTGGTTTGAGAAGGAATGGGAATAGGAGGAGGCTTTTGTCTGATAATGTTGGTAGAAATGGAGTGCAGTCTCATGGGAGGAAGGGAGTGGAGGGTGATGGTAGATTGAGAAGAAATGGAAATGGAAGGAGGGTTTTGTCTGATGATGTTGGTAGGTCTAACAATGGAGGGCGATCTTCTCGTTTGAATTATGAGAGGAATGCAAATGGAAGGTTTGATGGTGGAGAGCATTCTCCTCCCTCTTCAAATTTTGAGAGGAATGAAACAAGTTTTGATGGCAGGTTGAGGAGGAGCAGGGGTAATGGAAGGAGGGTTTTCTCCAAGGATGTTGTTGATGGATCTAATGAGGGAGTTGGTTCTGTCAGGAAACAGAGAGGGGGCAATTCCATTAGAGGCAGAAGTGGAGGAAAGTTTGCTAACAGGACTTTAGAGTATGCTTCACCAAGAGGAAGAGGTAGTAGAGGTGCAAATTCTGAAGTTTATGACATGGGTTTGCAACAAGATGGGAGTTATGGATTCCAGCAGAAGCATGAGGAACCTGACTCTACAAGTTGTTAG